In Callospermophilus lateralis isolate mCalLat2 chromosome 10, mCalLat2.hap1, whole genome shotgun sequence, a single genomic region encodes these proteins:
- the Tfrc gene encoding transferrin receptor protein 1, protein MMDQARSAISNLFGGEPLSYTRFSLARQVDGDNSHVEMKLAVDEEENADSNMRANVPKSKRFNGSICYGTIAVIIFFLIGFMIGYLGYCKRVEPKTDCGKSGTGVEESENSEAEEDFHETPSRLYWTDLKAMLSEKLNTIDFTSTMKQLNQNTYIPREAGSQKDENLAYFIENQFREFKLSKVWRDEHYVKIQVKGSHAQNSVILLNNSLAYLLENPEGYVAYSKATTVTGKLVHANFGTKKDFEDLNVPVNGSLVIVKAGKITFAEKVANAESADAIGVLIYMDQATFPIKADLAVFGHAHLGTGDPYTPGFPSFNHTQFPPSQSSGLPNIPVQTISRECAEKLLAKMEKDCPPSWRPDSSCKMQFPENMTVKLSVNNVLKEIKILNIFGVIKGFEEPDRYIVVGAQRDSWGPGAAKSSVGTALLLELARTFSDMVLKGGFKPSRSIIFASWSAGDFGAVGATEWLEGYLSSLHLKAFTYINLDKVVLGTSNFKVSASPLLYRLIEKTMQDVKHPLTRLSLYQDSNWINKAEQLSFDNAAFPFLAYSGIPAVSFCFCENGNYPYLNTDMDTYDVLIKEVPQLDKMMQTAAEVAGQFMIKLTHDIELNLDYEMYNNKLFSFVRDLNLYRADIKEMGLSLQWLYSARGDYFRATSRLTTDFHNAEKTNRFVMREINDRIMKVEYHFLSPYVSPRDSPFRHIFWGSGSHTVSALLENLKLRQKNNGAFNETLFRNQLALTTWTIQGVANALSGDVWNIDNEF, encoded by the exons ATGATGGATCAAGCCAGATCAGCAATCTCTAACTTG TTTGGTGGAGAACCATTGTCATATACCCGGTTTAGTCTGGCACGCCAAGTAGATGGAGATAACAGTCATGTCGAGATGAAACTAGCTGTAGATGAAGAAGAAAATGCTGACAGTAATATGAGGGCCAATGTTCCCAAATCAAAAAGGTTTAATGGAAGTATCTGCTATGGGACTATTGCTGTAATCATCTTTTTCTTGATTG GATTTATGATTGGttatcttggctattgtaaacGAGTAGAACCaaaaactgactgtggaaaatcagGAACAGGGGTGGAggaatcagaaaactcagaagcagAAGAGGACTTCCATGAAACACCTTCGCGCTTGTATTGGACAGACCTTAAAGCAATGTTGTCAGAGAAATTGAATACCATAGATTTCACCAGCACTATGAA GCAATTGAATCAAAATACATATATCCCTCGTGAGGCTGGGTCTCAGAAAGATGAAAATCTTGCCTATTTTATTGAAAATCAATTCCGTGAATTTAAACTCAGCAAAGTCTGGCGTGACGAACACTATGTTAAGATTCAGGTCAAAGGCAG cCATGCTCAAAACTCGGTGATTCTATTGAATAATAGCCTGGCATATCTGTTGGAGAATCCAGAGGGTTACGTGGCATACAGTAAAGCTACAACAGTTACT GGCAAATTAGTTCATGCTAATTTTGGCACTAAAAAAGACTTTGAGGATTTAAATGTTCCTGTTAATGGATCTTTAGTGATTGTTAAAGCTGGGAAAATCACTTTTGCAGAAAAG GTTGCAAATGCTGAAAGCGCAGATGCAATTGGTGTCTTAATATACATGGACCAGGCTACGTTTCCCATTAAGGCAGACCTTGCAGTCTTTGGACAT GCTCACCTGGGTACAGGCGACCCTTACACACCTGGATTCCCATCTTTCAATCATACCCAGTTTCCTCCATCTCAGTCATCAGGATTGCCTAATATACCTGTCCAAACAATTTCCAGAGAATGTGCAGAAAAGCTGTTAGC aaaaatggaaaaagacTGTCCTCCTAGTTGGAGACCAGACTcttcatgtaagatgcaattcccaGAGAATATGACTGTGAAGCTATCTGTGAACAATGTGCTGAAAGAGATAAAAATTCTTAATATCTTTGGAGTTATTAAAGGTTTTGAAGAACCAG ATCGCTATATTGTAGTAGGGGCCCAGAGAGATTCCTGGGGTCCTGGCGCTGCAAAATCCAGTGTAGGAACAGCTCTTCTCTTGGAACTTGCCCGGACATTTTCAGATATGGTTTTAAAAG GTGGGTTTAAACCCAGCAGAAGCATCATTTTTGCCAGTTGGAGTGCTGGAGACTTTGGAGCAGTTGGTGCCACTGAATGGCTTGAG ggATACCTTTCTTCTTTGCATTTAAAGGCTTTTACTTATATTAATCTGGATAAAGTTGTTCTTG GTACCAGCAACTTCAAGGTTTCTGCCAGCCCTCTCTTATACAGGCTTATTGAGAAAACAATGCAAGAC GTGAAACATCCACTTACTAGACTATCTCTGTATCAGGACAGCAATTGGATTAACAAAGC TGAGCAACTTTCCTTTGATAATGCTGCTTTCCCTTTCCTTGCATATTCCGGAATTCCAGCAGTCTCTTTCTGTTTTTGTGAG AATGGGAATTATCCTTATTTGAATACTGATATGGATACCTATGATGTACTGATTAAAGAAGTCCCTCAGTTGGACAAAATGATGCAAACAGCTGCAGAAGTGGCTGGTCAGTTCATGATTAAACTTACCCATGACATTGAGTTGAACCTGGACTATGAGATGTACAACAACAAACTATTTTCATTTGTGAGAGATCTGAACCTGTACCGAGCAGATATAAAG GAGATGGGCCTGAGTCTACAGTGGCTGTATTCTGCTCGTGGAGACTACTTCCGTGCTACTTCCAGACTGACAACAGATTTCCATAATGCTgagaaaacaaacagatttgtCATGAGGGAAATCAATGACCGTATCATGAAA GTGGAGTATCACTTTCTTTCACCCTATGTATCTCCAAGAGATTCTCCTTTCCGGCACATCTTCTGGGGCTCTGGCTCTCATACGGTGTCAGCTTTACTAGAGAACTTGAAACTACGTCAGAAAAATAACGGTGCTTTTAATGAAACTCTGTTTAGAAACCAGTTGGCTCTAACTACTTGGACTATTCAAGGAGTAGCAAATGCTCTATCTGGTGATGTTTGGAATATTGACAATGAGTTTTAA